Proteins from a genomic interval of Poecile atricapillus isolate bPoeAtr1 chromosome 1, bPoeAtr1.hap1, whole genome shotgun sequence:
- the BCL9 gene encoding B-cell CLL/lymphoma 9 protein isoform X2, whose amino-acid sequence MHSSNPKVRNSPSGNTQSPKSKQEVMVRPPTVMSPSGNPQLDSKFSNQGKQGGSTSQSQPSPCDPKSGGHTPKVLPGPGGNMGLKNGAGNGAKGKGKRERSISADSFEQREAGTPNDDPEIKDCNSADHVKSQESQHTPHSMTPSNASAPRSSTPSHGLTATLEPASGQKTPSKVVYVFSTEMANKAAEAVLKGQVETIVSFHIQNISNSKAERNTVPLNPQITALRTEPKPLPQPQPSAAQDQNPPQNAKMQPTPAVSAPVSKPTGPPCPIDQDSPSVESKVMSVGSPANSTPLQTEGFGQSSTPNNRAVSPVSQGSNSSAADPKGPPQQGSGGDPSSLGENPDGLSQEQLEHRERSLQTLRDIQRMLFPDEKEFAGGQSGGPPPNAGVLDGPQKKPEGPIQAMMAQSQSLGKGSGSRTDGGAPFGPQGHRDMPFSPDEMGPPPMNSQSGAIGPDHLDHMTPEQVAWLKLQQEFYEEKRRKQEQVVVQQCSLQDMMVHQHGPRGVVRGPPPPYQMTPGEGWGPGGPEPFPEGMNMAHSLPPRGMAPHPNMPGSQMRLPGFAGMMNPDMEGPNVPNPASRPGLSGVSWPDDVPKIPDGRNFPPGQGVFSGPGRGERFPNPQGLPEELYQQQLAEKQMGLPPGLNMEGIRPGMEINRMMPSQRHMEPGNNPIFPRMPVEGPMSPSRGDFPKGIPPQMASSRELEFGMGPGSMKGDMGMNVSMGSNPPLVPQKLREAGVGPEEMMKLRPGVSEMLSSQQKMVPLPFGEHPQQEYGMGPRPFLPMSQGPGVGLRNLREQIGPDQRTNNRLSHMPPLPLNPTSNPNSLNTAPPAQRSLGRKPLDISAAGQVHSPGINPLKSPTMRQVQSPMMGSPSGNLKSPQTPSQLAGMLAGPTAAAAAASIKSPPVLGSAAASPVHLKSPSLPAPSPGWTSSPKPPLQSPGIPPNHKASLTMSSPAMLGNVESGGPPPSTVSQSAPVTLPGNLPSSSPYTMPPEPTLSQNPLSIMMSRMSKFAMPSSTPLYHDAIKTVASSDDDSPPARSPNLPPMNSVPGMGINSQNPRISGPNPVGPMPTLSPMGMTQPLSHNNQMPSPNAMGPNIPPHGVPVGPGLMSHNPMMGHGSQESPMVPQGRLGFPQGFPPVQSPPQQVPFPHNGPSGGQGNFPAGMGFHGEGPLGRPTNLPQSSTDPALCKTGGPGGPDSFTVLGNNMPSVFTDPELQEVIRPGATGIPEFDLSRIIPSEKPSQTLQYFPRGEVPGRKQPQGPGPGFSHMQGMIGEQTPRMGLTLPGMGGPGPVGTPDIPLGTAPSMPGHNPMRPPAFLQQGMMGPHHRMMSPAQPAMPGQPALMSNPVAAVGMIPGKDRAPAGLYSHPGPVGSPGMMMSMQGMMGPQQNIMIPPQMRPRGMAADVGMGGFSQGPGNPGNMMF is encoded by the exons CCCCAAATCAAAGCAGGAGGTGATGGTCCGTCCCCCTACAGTGATGTCCCCGTCTGGCAACCCTCAGCTGGATTCCAAATTTTCCAACCAAGGCAAACAAGGGGGCTCCACCAGCCAATCCCAGCCCTCTCCCTGTGACCCCAAAAGTGGAGGTCACACCCCCAAAGTGCTCCCGGGCCCGGGTGGGAATATGGGGCTGAAGAATGGGGCTGGAAATGGTGccaaggggaaggggaagagagagaggagcATTTCGGCAGACTCCTTTGAACAGAGGGAAGCTGGGACTCCTAATGATGACCCGGAAATCAAAG ACTGCAATTCTGCTGATCATGTGAAGTCCCAGGAGTCTCAGCACACACCACACTCCATGACTCCTTCAAATGCTTCAGCCCCAAGGTCTTCCACACCTTCCCATGGTCTGACTGCCACTTTGGAGCCAGCAAGCGGGCAGAAGACTCCATCCAAAGTGGTTTACGTCTTTTCTACTGAGATGGCCAACAA GGCTGCAGAAGCTGTGCTGAAGGGACAGGTGGAAACAATCGTGTCCTTTCATATCCAGAACATCTCAAACAGCAAGGCGGAACGAAACACTGTACCCTTG AACCCCCAGATCACTGCACTTCGGACTGAACCCAAGcccctgccacagccccagccctctgctgcccaggacCAGAACCCTCCCCAGAACGCCAAAATGCAGCCGACTCCAGCCGTGTCAGCACCAGTATCCAAACCCACTGGCCCTCCGTGTCCCATAGATCAGGACAGTCCCAGTGTGGAAAGCAAAGTGATGTCTGTGGGCAGCCCTGCCAACTCTACCCCATTGCAGACAGAAGGATTTGGGCAGAGTTCAACCCCCAATAATCGAGCAGTTAGCCCAGTTTCCCAAGGTAGCAATAGCTCTGCTGCAGACCCCAAAGGTCCTCCCCAGCAGGGGTCTGGTGGGGACCCATCCAGTTTGGGTGAGAATCCCGACGGACTGtcacaggagcagctggagcaccGAGAGCGCTCGTTGCAGACCCTGAGAGACATCCAGCGCATGCTCTTCCCTGATGAGAAGGAGTTTGCAGGAGGGCAAAGTGGGGGGCCACCCCCAAATGCTGGAGTGCTGGATGGTCCCCAAAAGAAACCCGAAGGGCCGATACAGGCTATGATGGCTCAATCCCAAAGTTTAGGCAAAGGGTCGGGGTCTCGGACAGATGGAGGGGCTCCGTTTGGCCCTcaaggacacagggacatgccTTTTTCCCCAGATGAAATGGGACCACCACCAATGAACTCCCAGTCAGGAGCCATAGGCCCAGACCACCTGGACCATATGACTCCTGAGCAGGTGGCCTGGCTTAAGCTGCAGCAGGAGTTTTAtgaggagaagagaaggaagcaAGAGCAGGTGGTTGTACAGCAGTGTTCCCTGCAGGACATGATGGTCCACCAACACGGACCTCGTGGGGTGGTCCGGGGTCCTCCCCCTCCCTACCAGATGACCCCTGGTGAGGGCTGGGGACCTGGGGGTCCAGAGCCCTTCCCTGAAGGCATGAACATGGCACACTCTCTGCCCCCCAGGGGCATGGCCCCTCATCCCAACATGCCTGGGAGCCAGATGCGCCTGCCTGGTTTTGCAGGAATGATGAACCCTGACATGGAAGGCCCCAATGTCCCGAATCCCGCCTCGCGGCCTGGGCTTTCAGGAGTTAGTTGGCCAGATGATGTGCCAAAAATCCCAGATGGCCGAAACTTCCCTCCTGGTCAGGGTGTCTTCAGCGGCCCTGGCCGAGGGGAGCGATTCCCCAATCCGCAGGGCCTGCCTGAAGAGCTCtatcagcagcagctggctgagAAACAGATGGGCCTCCCTCCTGGTCTGAACATGGAAGGCATCAGGCCCGGCATGGAGATCAACAGAATGATGCCCTCCCAGAGACACATGGAGCCTGGGAACAACCCCATCTTCCCTCGCATGCCGGTAGAAGGACCGATGAGCCCCTCTAGGGGGGACTTCCCAAAAGGAATACCCCCACAAATGGCTTCTAGCAGGGAGCTGGAGTTTGGGATGGGCCCTGGCAGCATGAAGGGGGACATGGGCATGAATGTCAGCATGGGCTCTAACCCACCCCTGGTCCCTCAGAAGCTGAGGGAGGCAGGAGTTGGGCCGGAAGAGATGATGAAGCTGCGCCCTGGTGTCTCGGAGATGCTCTCCTCTCAGCAGAAAATGGTGCCGCTGCCGTTTGGGGAGCACCCACAGCAGGAGTATGGCATGGGTCCCAGGCCTTTCCTTCCCATGTCTCAGGGCCCAGGAGTCGGTCTCCGGAATCTCAGAGAACAGATCGGGCCTGACCAAAGGACTAACAACCGGCTCAGCCACATGCCGCCACTACCTCTCAATCCCACCAGTAACCCGAATAGCCTCAACACTGCTCCCCCTGCGCAGCGCAGCCTCGGCCGCAAGCCCTTGGATATCTCTGCAGCTGGTCAGGTGCATTCGCCAGGAATCAACCCTCTGAAGTCCCCCACGATGCGCCAGGTCCAGTCTCCCATGATGGGGTCTCCCTCGGGGAACCTCAAGTCCCCTCAGACACCCTCCCAGCTGGCAGGAATGCTCGCGGGCCCCACTGccgcagctgctgctgcctccattAAATCCCCCCCTGTCTTGgggtctgctgctgcttctcctgtccACCTCAAGTCTCCGTCTCTCCCTGCACCTTCTCCTGGATGGACTTCATCTCCGAAGCCTCCTTTGCAGAGCCCTGGGATTCCCCCGAACCACAAGGCGTCTCTAACCATGTCTTctccagccatgctggggaACGTGGAGTCGG gtgGTCCACCTCCTTCCACAGTCAGCCAGTCTGCTCCTGTGACTCTCCCTGGAAATCTTCCCTCTAGCAGTCCTTACACAATGCCTCCAGAGCCAACCCTCTCCCAGAATCCCCTCTCCATTATGATGTCCAGGATGTCCAAATTTGCCATGCCCAGCTCAACACCGCTCTATCACGATGCCATCAAAACTGTGGCCAGCTCGGATGACGACTCCCCTCCAGCACGCTCCCCAAACTTGCCACCTATGAACAGCGTACCAG GAATGGGTATTAATTCTCAGAATCCTCGAATTTCAGGTCCAAACCCAGTGGGTCCAATGCCAACCCTTAGCCCAATGGGAATGACCCAGCCTCTTTCCCATAACAACCAGATGCCCTCTCCAAATGCTATGGGACCCAATATACCTCCTCACGGGGTCCCCGTGGGACCCGGCCTGATGTCACACAACCCAATGATGGGGCATGGTTCCCAGGAGTCTCCAATGGTACCTCAAGGACGCCTGGGCTTCCCGCAGGGGTTCCCTCCCGTACAGTCCCCTCCACAGCAGGTGCCATTTCCACACAACGGGCCCAGCGGTGGACAAGGCAACTTTCCAGCGGGAATGGGCTTCCACGGAGAAGGACCTCTGGGGCGTCCTACCAACCTGCCCCAAAGTTCGACAGATCCAGCACTTTGCAAGACTGGAGGCCCTGGCGGTCCAGACTCCTTCACTGTTCTTGGAAACAACATGCCTTCGGTTTTCACTgatccagagctgcaggaggtgaTCCGTCCTGGAGCCACGGGAATACCCGAGTTTGACCTGTCCAGGATTATCCCATCGGAGAAGCCTAGCCAGACACTACAGTATTTCCCTCGTGGGGAGGTGCCGGGCCGCAAGCAGCCGCAGGGTCCCGGGCCCGGCTTCTCCCACATGCAGGGGATGATAGGAGAGCAGACCCCAAGGATGGGACTAACATTGCCCGGCATGGGGGGCCCCGGGCCCGTGGGAACTCCGGATATCCCTCTTGGCACGGCTCCGTCCATGCCCGGTCACAACCCGATGAGGCCGCCGGccttcctgcagcagggcaTGATGGGGCCGCACCACCGCATGATGTCACCAGCACAGCCCGCCATGCCCGGCCAGCCCGCGCTCATGAGCAACCCCGTGGCTGCCGTGGGCATGATCCCGGGCAAGGACCGAGCCCCTGCCGGGCTGTACAGCCACCCGGGCCCTGTGGGGTCACCTGGGATGATGATGTCAATGCAGGGCATGATGGGACCCCAACAAAACATCATGATTCCCCCCCAGATGAGGCCCCGAGGTATGGCTGCTGATGTTGGCATGGGAGGATTTAGCCAAGGCCCTGGAAACCCAGGGAACATGATGTTTTAA
- the BCL9 gene encoding B-cell CLL/lymphoma 9 protein isoform X3, which yields MHSSNPKVRNSPSGNTQSSPKSKQEVMVRPPTVMSPSGNPQLDSKFSNQGKQGGSTSQSQPSPCDPKSGGHTPKVLPGPGGNMGLKNGAGNGAKGKGKRERSISADSFEQREAGTPNDDPEIKDCNSADHVKSQESQHTPHSMTPSNASAPRSSTPSHGLTATLEPASGQKTPSKVVYVFSTEMANKAAEAVLKGQVETIVSFHIQNISNSKAERNTVPLNPQITALRTEPKPLPQPQPSAAQDQNPPQNAKMQPTPAVSAPVSKPTGPPCPIDQDSPSVESKVMSVGSPANSTPLQTEGFGQSSTPNNRAVSPVSQGSNSSAADPKGPPQQGSGGDPSSLGENPDGLSQEQLEHRERSLQTLRDIQRMLFPDEKEFAGGQSGGPPPNAGVLDGPQKKPEGPIQAMMAQSQSLGKGSGSRTDGGAPFGPQGHRDMPFSPDEMGPPPMNSQSGAIGPDHLDHMTPEQVAWLKLQQEFYEEKRRKQEQVVVQQCSLQDMMVHQHGPRGVVRGPPPPYQMTPGEGWGPGGPEPFPEGMNMAHSLPPRGMAPHPNMPGSQMRLPGFAGMMNPDMEGPNVPNPASRPGLSGVSWPDDVPKIPDGRNFPPGQGVFSGPGRGERFPNPQGLPEELYQQQLAEKQMGLPPGLNMEGIRPGMEINRMMPSQRHMEPGNNPIFPRMPVEGPMSPSRGDFPKGIPPQMASSRELEFGMGPGSMKGDMGMNVSMGSNPPLVPQKLREAGVGPEEMMKLRPGVSEMLSSQQKMVPLPFGEHPQQEYGMGPRPFLPMSQGPGVGLRNLREQIGPDQRTNNRLSHMPPLPLNPTSNPNSLNTAPPAQRSLGRKPLDISAAGQVHSPGINPLKSPTMRQVQSPMMGSPSGNLKSPQTPSQLAGMLAGPTAAAAAASIKSPPVLGSAAASPVHLKSPSLPAPSPGWTSSPKPPLQSPGIPPNHKASLTMSSPAMLGNVESGGPPPSTVSQSAPVTLPGNLPSSSPYTMPPEPTLSQNPLSIMMSRMSKFAMPSSTPLYHDAIKTVASSDDDSPPARSPNLPPMNSVPGPNPVGPMPTLSPMGMTQPLSHNNQMPSPNAMGPNIPPHGVPVGPGLMSHNPMMGHGSQESPMVPQGRLGFPQGFPPVQSPPQQVPFPHNGPSGGQGNFPAGMGFHGEGPLGRPTNLPQSSTDPALCKTGGPGGPDSFTVLGNNMPSVFTDPELQEVIRPGATGIPEFDLSRIIPSEKPSQTLQYFPRGEVPGRKQPQGPGPGFSHMQGMIGEQTPRMGLTLPGMGGPGPVGTPDIPLGTAPSMPGHNPMRPPAFLQQGMMGPHHRMMSPAQPAMPGQPALMSNPVAAVGMIPGKDRAPAGLYSHPGPVGSPGMMMSMQGMMGPQQNIMIPPQMRPRGMAADVGMGGFSQGPGNPGNMMF from the exons TAGCCCCAAATCAAAGCAGGAGGTGATGGTCCGTCCCCCTACAGTGATGTCCCCGTCTGGCAACCCTCAGCTGGATTCCAAATTTTCCAACCAAGGCAAACAAGGGGGCTCCACCAGCCAATCCCAGCCCTCTCCCTGTGACCCCAAAAGTGGAGGTCACACCCCCAAAGTGCTCCCGGGCCCGGGTGGGAATATGGGGCTGAAGAATGGGGCTGGAAATGGTGccaaggggaaggggaagagagagaggagcATTTCGGCAGACTCCTTTGAACAGAGGGAAGCTGGGACTCCTAATGATGACCCGGAAATCAAAG ACTGCAATTCTGCTGATCATGTGAAGTCCCAGGAGTCTCAGCACACACCACACTCCATGACTCCTTCAAATGCTTCAGCCCCAAGGTCTTCCACACCTTCCCATGGTCTGACTGCCACTTTGGAGCCAGCAAGCGGGCAGAAGACTCCATCCAAAGTGGTTTACGTCTTTTCTACTGAGATGGCCAACAA GGCTGCAGAAGCTGTGCTGAAGGGACAGGTGGAAACAATCGTGTCCTTTCATATCCAGAACATCTCAAACAGCAAGGCGGAACGAAACACTGTACCCTTG AACCCCCAGATCACTGCACTTCGGACTGAACCCAAGcccctgccacagccccagccctctgctgcccaggacCAGAACCCTCCCCAGAACGCCAAAATGCAGCCGACTCCAGCCGTGTCAGCACCAGTATCCAAACCCACTGGCCCTCCGTGTCCCATAGATCAGGACAGTCCCAGTGTGGAAAGCAAAGTGATGTCTGTGGGCAGCCCTGCCAACTCTACCCCATTGCAGACAGAAGGATTTGGGCAGAGTTCAACCCCCAATAATCGAGCAGTTAGCCCAGTTTCCCAAGGTAGCAATAGCTCTGCTGCAGACCCCAAAGGTCCTCCCCAGCAGGGGTCTGGTGGGGACCCATCCAGTTTGGGTGAGAATCCCGACGGACTGtcacaggagcagctggagcaccGAGAGCGCTCGTTGCAGACCCTGAGAGACATCCAGCGCATGCTCTTCCCTGATGAGAAGGAGTTTGCAGGAGGGCAAAGTGGGGGGCCACCCCCAAATGCTGGAGTGCTGGATGGTCCCCAAAAGAAACCCGAAGGGCCGATACAGGCTATGATGGCTCAATCCCAAAGTTTAGGCAAAGGGTCGGGGTCTCGGACAGATGGAGGGGCTCCGTTTGGCCCTcaaggacacagggacatgccTTTTTCCCCAGATGAAATGGGACCACCACCAATGAACTCCCAGTCAGGAGCCATAGGCCCAGACCACCTGGACCATATGACTCCTGAGCAGGTGGCCTGGCTTAAGCTGCAGCAGGAGTTTTAtgaggagaagagaaggaagcaAGAGCAGGTGGTTGTACAGCAGTGTTCCCTGCAGGACATGATGGTCCACCAACACGGACCTCGTGGGGTGGTCCGGGGTCCTCCCCCTCCCTACCAGATGACCCCTGGTGAGGGCTGGGGACCTGGGGGTCCAGAGCCCTTCCCTGAAGGCATGAACATGGCACACTCTCTGCCCCCCAGGGGCATGGCCCCTCATCCCAACATGCCTGGGAGCCAGATGCGCCTGCCTGGTTTTGCAGGAATGATGAACCCTGACATGGAAGGCCCCAATGTCCCGAATCCCGCCTCGCGGCCTGGGCTTTCAGGAGTTAGTTGGCCAGATGATGTGCCAAAAATCCCAGATGGCCGAAACTTCCCTCCTGGTCAGGGTGTCTTCAGCGGCCCTGGCCGAGGGGAGCGATTCCCCAATCCGCAGGGCCTGCCTGAAGAGCTCtatcagcagcagctggctgagAAACAGATGGGCCTCCCTCCTGGTCTGAACATGGAAGGCATCAGGCCCGGCATGGAGATCAACAGAATGATGCCCTCCCAGAGACACATGGAGCCTGGGAACAACCCCATCTTCCCTCGCATGCCGGTAGAAGGACCGATGAGCCCCTCTAGGGGGGACTTCCCAAAAGGAATACCCCCACAAATGGCTTCTAGCAGGGAGCTGGAGTTTGGGATGGGCCCTGGCAGCATGAAGGGGGACATGGGCATGAATGTCAGCATGGGCTCTAACCCACCCCTGGTCCCTCAGAAGCTGAGGGAGGCAGGAGTTGGGCCGGAAGAGATGATGAAGCTGCGCCCTGGTGTCTCGGAGATGCTCTCCTCTCAGCAGAAAATGGTGCCGCTGCCGTTTGGGGAGCACCCACAGCAGGAGTATGGCATGGGTCCCAGGCCTTTCCTTCCCATGTCTCAGGGCCCAGGAGTCGGTCTCCGGAATCTCAGAGAACAGATCGGGCCTGACCAAAGGACTAACAACCGGCTCAGCCACATGCCGCCACTACCTCTCAATCCCACCAGTAACCCGAATAGCCTCAACACTGCTCCCCCTGCGCAGCGCAGCCTCGGCCGCAAGCCCTTGGATATCTCTGCAGCTGGTCAGGTGCATTCGCCAGGAATCAACCCTCTGAAGTCCCCCACGATGCGCCAGGTCCAGTCTCCCATGATGGGGTCTCCCTCGGGGAACCTCAAGTCCCCTCAGACACCCTCCCAGCTGGCAGGAATGCTCGCGGGCCCCACTGccgcagctgctgctgcctccattAAATCCCCCCCTGTCTTGgggtctgctgctgcttctcctgtccACCTCAAGTCTCCGTCTCTCCCTGCACCTTCTCCTGGATGGACTTCATCTCCGAAGCCTCCTTTGCAGAGCCCTGGGATTCCCCCGAACCACAAGGCGTCTCTAACCATGTCTTctccagccatgctggggaACGTGGAGTCGG gtgGTCCACCTCCTTCCACAGTCAGCCAGTCTGCTCCTGTGACTCTCCCTGGAAATCTTCCCTCTAGCAGTCCTTACACAATGCCTCCAGAGCCAACCCTCTCCCAGAATCCCCTCTCCATTATGATGTCCAGGATGTCCAAATTTGCCATGCCCAGCTCAACACCGCTCTATCACGATGCCATCAAAACTGTGGCCAGCTCGGATGACGACTCCCCTCCAGCACGCTCCCCAAACTTGCCACCTATGAACAGCGTACCAG GTCCAAACCCAGTGGGTCCAATGCCAACCCTTAGCCCAATGGGAATGACCCAGCCTCTTTCCCATAACAACCAGATGCCCTCTCCAAATGCTATGGGACCCAATATACCTCCTCACGGGGTCCCCGTGGGACCCGGCCTGATGTCACACAACCCAATGATGGGGCATGGTTCCCAGGAGTCTCCAATGGTACCTCAAGGACGCCTGGGCTTCCCGCAGGGGTTCCCTCCCGTACAGTCCCCTCCACAGCAGGTGCCATTTCCACACAACGGGCCCAGCGGTGGACAAGGCAACTTTCCAGCGGGAATGGGCTTCCACGGAGAAGGACCTCTGGGGCGTCCTACCAACCTGCCCCAAAGTTCGACAGATCCAGCACTTTGCAAGACTGGAGGCCCTGGCGGTCCAGACTCCTTCACTGTTCTTGGAAACAACATGCCTTCGGTTTTCACTgatccagagctgcaggaggtgaTCCGTCCTGGAGCCACGGGAATACCCGAGTTTGACCTGTCCAGGATTATCCCATCGGAGAAGCCTAGCCAGACACTACAGTATTTCCCTCGTGGGGAGGTGCCGGGCCGCAAGCAGCCGCAGGGTCCCGGGCCCGGCTTCTCCCACATGCAGGGGATGATAGGAGAGCAGACCCCAAGGATGGGACTAACATTGCCCGGCATGGGGGGCCCCGGGCCCGTGGGAACTCCGGATATCCCTCTTGGCACGGCTCCGTCCATGCCCGGTCACAACCCGATGAGGCCGCCGGccttcctgcagcagggcaTGATGGGGCCGCACCACCGCATGATGTCACCAGCACAGCCCGCCATGCCCGGCCAGCCCGCGCTCATGAGCAACCCCGTGGCTGCCGTGGGCATGATCCCGGGCAAGGACCGAGCCCCTGCCGGGCTGTACAGCCACCCGGGCCCTGTGGGGTCACCTGGGATGATGATGTCAATGCAGGGCATGATGGGACCCCAACAAAACATCATGATTCCCCCCCAGATGAGGCCCCGAGGTATGGCTGCTGATGTTGGCATGGGAGGATTTAGCCAAGGCCCTGGAAACCCAGGGAACATGATGTTTTAA